One Candidatus Niyogibacteria bacterium genomic region harbors:
- the hisF gene encoding imidazole glycerol phosphate synthase subunit HisF, translating to MKNIRVIPLLHIKGPNVVKPVHTEALRVVGNPKELAGRYYEEGADEIIYLDIVASLYQRNLDFELLKSVTENIFVPVTVGGGMRTIHDINNALRAGADKVAINTYAVHHPEFLTEAARVFGSQCIVAYIEAKRQPDGMYEVYTDGGRERSGVEAIGWARRAMELGVGEILITSIDQDGTHRGYDLTLLKKITGFSQIPVIAHGGAGDPESVLKAVKDGGADAVSASSIFHYQEFGMKEVKKYLKENEVNTRSV from the coding sequence ATGAAAAACATTCGCGTTATCCCGCTGCTTCATATCAAAGGGCCTAATGTGGTGAAGCCGGTTCACACCGAAGCTTTACGCGTGGTTGGAAATCCCAAAGAGCTGGCCGGGAGATATTACGAGGAAGGCGCGGATGAGATTATATATTTAGATATTGTCGCGAGTTTATACCAGAGAAATTTAGATTTCGAGTTATTGAAATCCGTTACCGAAAATATTTTTGTTCCCGTAACGGTCGGCGGAGGCATGAGAACGATTCATGACATAAATAACGCTCTTCGTGCCGGGGCTGACAAGGTGGCCATAAATACTTATGCCGTTCACCATCCGGAATTTTTGACCGAAGCGGCCAGAGTTTTCGGCTCGCAATGCATTGTCGCTTATATTGAGGCCAAACGTCAGCCGGACGGAATGTACGAAGTTTATACTGACGGCGGCAGAGAGCGTTCGGGCGTTGAAGCGATTGGCTGGGCTCGCCGGGCAATGGAATTGGGAGTGGGTGAAATTTTAATAACGTCAATTGACCAAGACGGTACGCATAGAGGATATGATTTAACGCTCCTGAAAAAAATTACGGGATTTTCTCAAATACCGGTTATAGCTCACGGCGGAGCGGGCGATCCGGAATCCGTTTTGAAGGCCGTTAAAGACGGCGGGGCGGATGCCGTATCGGCATCATCTATTTTTCATTATCAGGAATTCGGCATGAAAGAGGTCAAAAAATATTTAAAAGAAAACGAGGTTAACACGCGATCCGTTTAA
- the hisH gene encoding imidazole glycerol phosphate synthase subunit HisH has protein sequence MIKPKITIIDYGVGNLHSLKKAFEHFGAEYKISEEAETILNSDAVVLPGVGAFEAGMRGLESRGLTGAVRDFAKSGKPMLGICLGAQILLSRGYEFGIFEGLDIIKGEVTKLPEIKDAKIPHIGWNKIYANVGDNWKGTVLNDIEENATVYFVHSYIFQPKDKSDILALSNYGGFEFCSAVRKGNIYGCQFHPEKSGENGLRIIENFINLV, from the coding sequence ATGATTAAGCCCAAAATAACAATAATAGATTACGGCGTTGGAAACCTTCATAGTTTAAAAAAGGCATTTGAGCATTTTGGAGCGGAATATAAAATTTCGGAGGAAGCAGAAACAATTTTAAATTCCGATGCCGTAGTTCTTCCGGGCGTGGGAGCGTTTGAAGCGGGCATGCGAGGACTTGAATCCAGGGGGCTGACCGGCGCCGTAAGGGATTTTGCAAAAAGTGGCAAGCCGATGCTGGGAATTTGTCTCGGGGCGCAGATTCTTTTAAGCCGAGGTTATGAATTCGGCATTTTTGAAGGACTTGATATTATTAAAGGCGAGGTGACTAAATTGCCGGAGATAAAAGACGCCAAGATTCCTCATATTGGGTGGAATAAAATTTACGCCAATGTCGGCGATAACTGGAAAGGGACCGTATTGAATGATATTGAAGAGAATGCTACTGTATATTTTGTTCATTCTTATATCTTTCAGCCAAAGGATAAAAGCGATATTCTGGCGCTATCAAATTACGGCGGTTTTGAATTTTGTTCGGCTGTTCGCAAAGGAAATATTTACGGTTGTCAGTTTCACCCCGAAAAAAGCGGGGAGAACGGATTAAGAATAATAGAAAATTTTATAAATTTAGTTTAA
- a CDS encoding class I SAM-dependent methyltransferase, whose protein sequence is MAEKDLFHLKQGKEFEVKELFKDISRAIKDHFHGNTGNLDLLDIGCASGELPYFLKKDTGTSGQVWGFDISPTLTKNAVERFGGEGINFFVADAKDFKLDAQFDVITMASVLSYFDDPYPVMKNMLGHLKKGGLAIISGIFNEYNVNVLLKYKLENDEEWAAINQFSMKNIRDFLINSGYQAEFAKQNMPIDIYPKENPVRSWTVDVGGSKRMTNGLHLLYDIQILKITDKK, encoded by the coding sequence ATGGCGGAAAAAGATCTCTTTCATTTAAAACAAGGCAAGGAATTTGAAGTCAAAGAACTTTTTAAGGATATTTCGCGCGCGATAAAAGACCACTTTCACGGGAATACCGGCAATCTTGATTTGCTGGATATCGGATGCGCTTCCGGAGAACTCCCTTATTTTCTGAAAAAAGACACCGGCACGTCGGGGCAGGTTTGGGGTTTTGACATTTCTCCGACCTTGACCAAAAACGCCGTTGAGAGGTTTGGCGGGGAAGGAATAAATTTTTTTGTGGCCGACGCCAAAGATTTTAAACTCGATGCCCAATTTGACGTTATAACCATGGCTTCGGTATTAAGCTATTTTGACGACCCCTATCCGGTCATGAAGAATATGCTTGGACATTTAAAAAAGGGCGGGCTTGCGATTATTTCCGGCATTTTCAACGAATATAATGTTAATGTTTTATTAAAATATAAATTGGAAAATGACGAGGAATGGGCCGCCATCAACCAGTTTTCCATGAAAAATATACGCGATTTTTTGATTAATTCCGGATATCAGGCCGAATTTGCCAAACAAAATATGCCAATTGATATTTATCCTAAAGAAAATCCGGTTCGTTCCTGGACTGTGGATGTCGGAGGTTCAAAACGGATGACCAACGGTCTGCACCTTCTTTATGATATACAGATTTTGAAAATAACCGACAAAAAATAA
- a CDS encoding N-acetyl sugar amidotransferase, with protein MNSFLDKQLDSQPKKVVFCKRCVVSNQRPRTEIDEEGVCGACRWSDRKKNEIDWAAREKELAALCDKHRSKDGKFDVVVPGSGGKDSGHTAHLLKAKYGMHPLCVTWAPFIYTDIGWKNFQNFVKSGFTTINCFPNGALHRKLAKVAFELKGDAWEPFTYGQKAFAFNIAVKFGIPLIFYGENGEVEYGGSLKNAGKPYESPDDWDELYFKGAGIDALLKQGLETGVFSEEEIKDPALEFYRPPKREDIEKLGAQMHWISYYRNWIPQENFYYAQKHTGFTANEEGRSEGTYSKYASLDDKTDGFHFYLGYIKFGLGRATRDAMMEVRSGHITREEAVALVKRYDGEFPKKYFKEFLEYLDITEEHFWEIIDFYRQPHLWEKVNGEWKLKYQVS; from the coding sequence ATGAATTCTTTTTTGGATAAACAACTTGATTCCCAGCCTAAAAAAGTTGTTTTTTGCAAACGATGCGTTGTATCCAATCAGAGGCCGCGCACGGAAATAGACGAAGAAGGGGTTTGCGGCGCCTGCCGCTGGTCCGATCGTAAAAAAAATGAAATAGATTGGGCGGCGCGCGAAAAAGAATTGGCGGCGCTTTGCGATAAACATCGCTCAAAAGACGGAAAGTTTGACGTAGTTGTTCCGGGCAGCGGAGGCAAAGACAGCGGGCACACCGCGCATCTTTTAAAGGCAAAATACGGCATGCATCCTTTGTGCGTTACCTGGGCGCCGTTTATATATACCGATATCGGATGGAAAAACTTTCAGAATTTTGTTAAATCCGGCTTTACCACCATCAATTGTTTTCCCAACGGAGCGCTGCATAGAAAACTTGCCAAGGTTGCTTTTGAATTAAAGGGCGATGCCTGGGAACCGTTTACTTACGGCCAAAAGGCCTTTGCTTTTAATATCGCCGTCAAATTCGGCATTCCGCTGATTTTTTACGGCGAAAACGGCGAAGTTGAATACGGCGGCTCGCTTAAAAACGCCGGCAAGCCCTATGAATCGCCGGATGACTGGGATGAGCTTTATTTTAAAGGAGCGGGAATTGACGCGCTTTTAAAACAAGGGTTGGAGACGGGCGTATTTTCCGAAGAAGAAATTAAAGATCCGGCGCTTGAATTTTACCGTCCGCCGAAGCGTGAGGATATAGAAAAACTCGGGGCCCAGATGCACTGGATTTCGTATTACCGAAATTGGATTCCGCAGGAAAATTTTTACTATGCCCAAAAGCACACCGGTTTTACGGCGAACGAAGAAGGGCGCTCGGAAGGCACTTATTCAAAGTACGCGAGTTTAGACGATAAAACCGACGGATTCCATTTTTATCTTGGATATATCAAATTCGGACTCGGACGCGCGACCAGAGATGCCATGATGGAGGTTCGTTCCGGGCACATTACCCGCGAAGAAGCCGTTGCTCTCGTTAAGCGTTATGACGGCGAATTTCCTAAAAAATATTTTAAGGAATTTCTTGAATATTTGGATATCACCGAAGAACATTTTTGGGAAATCATTGATTTTTATCGTCAGCCGCATCTTTGGGAAAAAGTTAACGGGGAGTGGAAATTAAAATATCAAGTTAGTTAA
- a CDS encoding acylneuraminate cytidylyltransferase family protein, which produces MTNSKILAIIPARSGSKRIRNKNIRSFLGKPLIAHTILQAKKIPWIDRVVVDTDSLKIAAISKKYGAEAPYLRPKPLAGDKAQVVDAIIHLLKRLKNDERYEPTHIIILQTTSPLRGNEDIYACWDLMKRTNATTVLTVAPTHPRLYWMDENKNIVLANKTAVKSTNFQAWRQAYLLNGCFVYIVKTPALLKEKKIITKNTKAVVCDKWRSVDLDTPEEWALAELLHKNRKKIEQRIEKLKVRC; this is translated from the coding sequence ATGACCAATTCTAAAATATTAGCCATCATTCCCGCTCGCTCGGGCTCAAAAAGAATCCGCAATAAAAATATCAGGAGTTTTCTGGGCAAGCCCTTGATTGCTCATACAATTTTACAGGCCAAAAAAATTCCGTGGATTGACAGGGTTGTCGTTGACACCGATTCGCTGAAAATCGCCGCGATTTCTAAAAAATACGGAGCCGAAGCGCCGTATTTGAGACCAAAACCTTTGGCCGGCGACAAAGCGCAGGTAGTGGATGCCATTATTCATTTGCTCAAAAGATTAAAAAACGACGAAAGATATGAGCCGACGCATATTATAATTTTACAAACAACATCGCCTCTTCGCGGAAATGAGGATATTTATGCCTGTTGGGATTTGATGAAGAGGACTAACGCAACGACTGTTTTAACCGTAGCCCCGACTCATCCACGGCTTTACTGGATGGATGAAAATAAAAACATTGTTTTGGCTAATAAAACGGCGGTTAAATCAACAAACTTCCAGGCCTGGCGTCAGGCCTATCTTCTAAACGGCTGTTTCGTTTATATAGTTAAGACTCCGGCTTTGCTGAAAGAAAAAAAGATTATTACTAAAAATACTAAAGCGGTAGTTTGCGATAAATGGCGCTCGGTGGATTTGGATACGCCCGAAGAATGGGCGTTGGCAGAATTGCTGCATAAGAACAGGAAGAAAATTGAACAAAGGATTGAGAAATTAAAAGTGCGATGCTAA
- a CDS encoding Gfo/Idh/MocA family oxidoreductase: protein MNLRFLIIGLGSMGKRRIRNLLANGEKNIIGFNPNPERRKEAEEKYGIKTIDSLEKIASKDFDAVIISSPPNTHGQYIRFAIANKKHFFTEHPTTDDGYKEIFENKDSGIIMAPSSTFRYYAPIKMIKKILEENKIGKILAFQYHMGQFLPDWHPWEDYRKVYFSKKETGACREMLPFELIWLNWLMDSSVTDVAGIITKVSDLDMDADDIILANLKYKNGILGNVLIDVISRKPVRTLRVLGTDGVLDWERFDFAIKIYDLKSKKTEVFSVPKGNPESGYVNEEEMYNDEIKAFLDAVYGKAEYRFSFEENLLNLKALFALEKAHKSGLTQV, encoded by the coding sequence ATGAATTTAAGATTTTTGATAATTGGCTTGGGTTCTATGGGGAAAAGGCGAATCCGCAATTTACTCGCGAATGGCGAGAAAAACATAATTGGTTTTAATCCTAATCCCGAGAGACGCAAGGAGGCCGAGGAAAAATACGGCATAAAAACGATTGACAGTCTTGAGAAAATAGCGAGCAAAGATTTTGACGCGGTTATCATTTCGTCTCCGCCGAACACGCACGGTCAGTACATCCGTTTTGCCATAGCCAATAAGAAACATTTTTTTACCGAACATCCGACGACTGATGACGGGTATAAAGAAATCTTTGAAAACAAAGATTCGGGCATTATTATGGCGCCGTCTTCCACATTTCGATATTATGCCCCGATCAAGATGATTAAAAAAATTTTAGAAGAAAACAAAATAGGAAAAATCCTCGCCTTCCAGTATCATATGGGCCAATTTCTTCCCGATTGGCATCCGTGGGAAGACTATCGTAAGGTTTATTTTTCAAAAAAAGAAACGGGGGCGTGTCGTGAAATGCTGCCGTTTGAATTGATATGGTTAAATTGGCTTATGGATTCCTCGGTGACGGATGTTGCCGGTATAATTACCAAAGTTTCCGACCTTGATATGGACGCCGACGACATTATTTTAGCCAATCTTAAGTATAAAAACGGCATACTGGGCAATGTTTTGATTGATGTTATTTCAAGAAAGCCGGTAAGGACTCTGCGCGTTTTGGGAACAGACGGCGTTTTGGATTGGGAGAGATTTGACTTTGCCATCAAAATTTATGATCTGAAATCTAAAAAAACCGAAGTCTTTTCGGTTCCCAAAGGCAATCCGGAAAGCGGTTACGTGAATGAAGAGGAAATGTATAATGATGAAATCAAAGCATTTTTAGACGCCGTTTACGGCAAAGCCGAATACCGGTTTTCGTTTGAGGAAAATCTTTTGAATTTAAAAGCGCTTTTCGCGCTTGAAAAGGCTCATAAGTCCGGACTGACGCAAGTATGA
- the neuB gene encoding N-acetylneuraminate synthase: MNKRQRVFVIAEAGVNHNGKLSLALKLVDAASRAGADAVKFQDFKAEEVVTSAGKMAGYQKRNIGQEKSQLEMLRAFELTPKEWRKLAAYCREKKITFLSTPHGGFASVHRVHKLGVSAFKFGSGDLTNIPLLEYAARFKRPMIISTGMAVMKEVERAVKAIRKAGNNKITVLQCTTDYPSKPEEANLRVMNVFRKKLKTAVGYSDHTSDIFASVLASCLGAEMIEKHLTLDKNLPGPDHKASLEPDKFQEMVSLIRAIPAFMGSAVKKPSKSELAYRPLVRKSIVAARDIKKGEKLSRENLAIKRPGTGIRPEYFYKIMGAEALRNIETDSPVKLSDIWPRKKF; the protein is encoded by the coding sequence ATGAATAAAAGACAGCGCGTTTTTGTTATAGCCGAAGCCGGAGTAAACCATAACGGCAAATTATCTTTGGCTTTAAAACTGGTTGACGCGGCAAGCCGAGCGGGGGCAGATGCCGTAAAGTTTCAGGATTTTAAGGCGGAGGAGGTTGTGACCTCGGCCGGCAAAATGGCCGGCTACCAAAAAAGAAACATCGGCCAAGAAAAAAGCCAGTTGGAAATGCTCAGGGCTTTTGAGCTTACTCCCAAAGAATGGCGCAAACTGGCGGCGTATTGCCGTGAGAAAAAAATCACTTTTCTTTCAACTCCTCACGGCGGATTTGCAAGCGTCCACAGGGTTCATAAATTAGGCGTGTCGGCTTTTAAATTCGGTTCGGGGGACCTGACCAACATTCCGCTTTTGGAATACGCCGCGCGTTTTAAAAGGCCCATGATAATTTCAACCGGCATGGCAGTAATGAAAGAAGTTGAGCGGGCCGTAAAAGCCATCAGAAAAGCCGGAAACAATAAAATCACGGTTTTACAATGCACGACCGACTATCCTTCAAAGCCCGAAGAAGCGAATTTGAGAGTTATGAATGTTTTTCGAAAAAAATTAAAAACAGCCGTCGGTTATTCTGACCATACATCCGATATTTTTGCTTCCGTCCTGGCTTCTTGCTTGGGAGCTGAGATGATTGAAAAACATCTGACTCTTGATAAAAATCTGCCCGGTCCCGACCATAAAGCGTCTTTGGAACCGGATAAGTTTCAAGAAATGGTTAGTCTGATTAGGGCGATACCGGCGTTTATGGGCTCGGCAGTTAAAAAACCCTCAAAAAGCGAACTCGCTTACAGACCCCTTGTCAGGAAAAGCATAGTGGCCGCGCGCGATATTAAAAAGGGCGAAAAATTAAGCAGGGAAAATCTGGCCATAAAAAGACCGGGCACGGGAATTAGGCCCGAATATTTCTATAAAATAATGGGCGCTGAAGCCTTGAGAAACATTGAGACGGACTCGCCGGTTAAATTAAGCGATATATGGCCAAGAAAAAAGTTTTAA
- the neuC gene encoding UDP-N-acetylglucosamine 2-epimerase (hydrolyzing), which translates to MAKKKVLIITGSRADYGLLKPVIFYLRKSRKLEPKILATGMHALNKLGNTLKEVKKDFPNVAVVGISEKDDMLRGLSKEIEGIRKYCLKNSPDGIFVLGDRDEMLAGAIVGAHLNIPVFHLRGGELTGYVVDEHIRHAITKFSSLHFVTTKNHRKRVLQLGEEPNRVFVTGATEFDRLWDMKFLSRRGLKDKFGPDPEKRWFVVLQHPTPLDIVSFKDQIKPLLRVVSGIEAEKIVIYPNSDTGGQILINEINKYRKRGDFYVFANLSREDYLSFLKQSDLLIGNSSSGIVDSGYFKIPSIQVGTREKGRERGKNVIECGYDEKSIKRAIAKALSPIFKAVCRKSVSPYGSGGAAKKIVRILEKHIDRKDLLLKSFVTLDIMV; encoded by the coding sequence ATGGCCAAGAAAAAAGTTTTAATTATCACCGGCTCAAGGGCTGATTATGGCCTTTTGAAGCCGGTGATTTTTTATTTGCGAAAAAGTCGTAAGCTTGAACCAAAAATTCTGGCCACCGGAATGCACGCGCTTAATAAACTCGGCAATACCCTGAAGGAAGTTAAGAAGGATTTTCCGAACGTCGCTGTTGTCGGAATTTCAGAAAAAGATGATATGCTGCGCGGCCTCTCAAAAGAAATTGAAGGAATCAGAAAATATTGTTTAAAAAACAGCCCGGACGGAATATTCGTTTTAGGCGATAGAGACGAAATGCTGGCGGGAGCAATTGTGGGCGCGCATCTTAATATACCGGTTTTCCATCTTCGCGGAGGCGAGCTGACCGGCTATGTTGTAGATGAACATATCAGGCACGCCATTACTAAATTTTCTTCTTTGCATTTTGTAACAACTAAGAATCACCGTAAAAGGGTTTTGCAGCTCGGAGAAGAGCCGAATAGGGTCTTTGTAACGGGCGCCACGGAATTTGACCGGCTTTGGGATATGAAATTTTTATCGCGCCGCGGGCTTAAAGATAAATTTGGGCCGGACCCCGAGAAGAGATGGTTTGTGGTTCTTCAGCATCCAACCCCGCTTGATATCGTTTCGTTTAAAGACCAGATAAAACCTCTTTTAAGAGTTGTTTCCGGGATTGAAGCTGAGAAAATAGTGATTTATCCTAATTCCGATACCGGAGGGCAAATTTTAATAAATGAGATTAATAAATACAGAAAGCGCGGAGATTTTTATGTTTTCGCGAATCTGTCGCGTGAAGATTATTTAAGTTTTTTAAAACAATCGGACCTTTTAATAGGCAATTCAAGTTCGGGTATCGTGGATTCGGGATATTTTAAGATTCCCTCAATTCAGGTTGGGACTCGTGAAAAAGGAAGGGAGCGGGGAAAAAATGTTATTGAGTGCGGATATGATGAAAAAAGCATAAAACGAGCGATAGCCAAAGCTTTATCGCCGATATTTAAAGCCGTTTGCCGCAAATCCGTAAGTCCCTACGGTTCGGGAGGCGCTGCTAAGAAGATTGTAAGAATACTTGAAAAACACATTGACCGCAAAGACTTGCTGCTCAAAAGTTTTGTTACCCTTGACATAATGGTATAG